The window GGACGACGAGCGCATCCACGCCAAGGCCAAGGAACTGGACGTGCCCGTGGTCATGACCAGCCCGGATCATCCCAGCGGCACGGACCGCGTCCTGGAGGCCGCGCGCCTGCTCGAGACGACAGCCGACACGGTGGTGGTCAATGTCCAGGGCGACGAACCGGCCCTCGACCCGGCCATGCTCACGGAGTTGATCACCCCCTTCGACGATCCGGCCGTGCAGGTCACCACCCTTGGGCACAAAATCAGCCCCGAGGAGGCCGCCTCGCCGGACAGGGTCAAAATCGCGCGCGCCGCCTCGGGACGGGCCCTGTATTTTTCGCGCAGTCCCATTCCCTTTGGCCGCGACACATCTCCCAGCCATATCGGCCACATCGGCCTCTACGCCTTCCGCTTTCCCGTTCTTGAAAAATTCAGCGCTTTAGGCGAAAGTCCGCTGGAGCGGCTGGAAAAGCTGGAACAGCTCCGCCTGCTCGAAGCCGACATCCCCATCCACGTGGCCATCACAACCCGCCAAAGTCATGGCGTGGACCGGCCCGAAGATCTGCCCACAATTTGCGAACTCATGCGAGGAGAACATATATGAAAGCACTACTTGCCCTGGAGGACGGCACCTGGTTTGCCGGCCAGTCCTTTACCGGCCAGGGCGAAGCCGGCGGCGAAGTCATCTTCAACACCGGCATGTCCGGG of the Deltaproteobacteria bacterium genome contains:
- a CDS encoding 3-deoxy-manno-octulosonate cytidylyltransferase yields the protein DDERIHAKAKELDVPVVMTSPDHPSGTDRVLEAARLLETTADTVVVNVQGDEPALDPAMLTELITPFDDPAVQVTTLGHKISPEEAASPDRVKIARAASGRALYFSRSPIPFGRDTSPSHIGHIGLYAFRFPVLEKFSALGESPLERLEKLEQLRLLEADIPIHVAITTRQSHGVDRPEDLPTICELMRGEHI